From the Maioricimonas rarisocia genome, one window contains:
- a CDS encoding rhomboid family intramembrane serine protease, translating into MRRIGIVPHEQEAQTFRDYLLTRDIKVQLDAADGGWAVWVYDEDRLDDARKELTTFLDDPQAERYRNAVDEARRKREAELAEDLEARKRSIDLRRKWNRPLYQRIPVTLILIVGSVLATMGSEFGRKLEPVRNALTVTKIYEGESNGGPDYIMWSKRPAEVTQGQVWRLVTPIFLHFSPLHLIMNMYWTYLFGSWIEQRIGTWRFVLLILLTAVPSNLGQFYESGPQFGGMSGVGFGLFGYLWVRGRLDPHFGIWLPRTTVTFFLVWLVICMTGLVGPVANVAHVVGLIAGMGAGGVVAWAKRR; encoded by the coding sequence ATGCGACGCATTGGAATTGTCCCGCACGAGCAGGAGGCGCAGACGTTTCGGGACTATCTCCTCACCCGCGACATCAAGGTTCAACTTGACGCGGCCGACGGCGGCTGGGCCGTCTGGGTCTACGACGAAGACCGGCTCGACGATGCCCGCAAGGAACTGACGACGTTTCTCGATGATCCGCAGGCCGAACGTTACCGCAACGCGGTCGACGAGGCGCGACGCAAGCGTGAAGCCGAACTGGCCGAAGATCTCGAGGCCCGCAAACGCTCGATCGATCTCCGACGCAAGTGGAACCGTCCGCTCTACCAGCGGATTCCCGTGACGCTGATTCTGATCGTCGGCAGCGTCCTGGCGACGATGGGATCGGAATTCGGTCGCAAACTCGAACCGGTCCGAAATGCGCTGACGGTCACGAAGATCTACGAAGGGGAGTCCAATGGCGGTCCCGACTACATCATGTGGAGCAAGCGGCCGGCCGAAGTGACCCAGGGGCAGGTCTGGCGACTGGTCACTCCGATCTTTCTGCACTTCTCGCCTCTGCACCTGATCATGAACATGTACTGGACGTACCTGTTCGGAAGCTGGATCGAGCAGCGGATCGGAACATGGCGGTTCGTGCTGCTGATTCTGCTGACGGCAGTCCCCTCGAACCTGGGGCAGTTCTACGAGAGCGGTCCGCAGTTCGGCGGCATGTCGGGCGTCGGCTTCGGGCTCTTCGGCTATCTGTGGGTTCGCGGCCGTCTCGATCCGCACTTCGGCATCTGGCTCCCCAGAACGACCGTCACCTTCTTCCTCGTCTGGCTTGTGATCTGCATGACCGGCCTGGTCGGACCGGTGGCCAACGTGGCCCACGTGGTCGGCCTCATCGCCGGAATGGGGGCGGGAGGCGTGGTTGCCTGGGCGAAAAGGCGTTGA
- a CDS encoding GTPase yields the protein MPANLTPQYQKAEEEYRRAQSPQERVACLERMLQLIPKHKGTEKLQADLKSRLKEARESQQEEKSSQKGGKRYRIPRQGAGTVIVLGPPNSGKSRILAELTNAEPEVAPYPYSTREPMPAMMTFEDVTIQLIDTPPVSESHLEPYLVGFVRSADLVLLCFDGSSDDAPDETAAVLEQFAARKTVLDAHSGFDEDDYSVVHVNTRLLVTRGDDPDVATRLELFREVVALPFAVDRVELERAESVESLRRTIYDALGVARIYTKRPGKPADYDAPFTIPRGGLVEDLAGKIHRELADSLKFARVWRDNELDGQTVGRDFPLCDRDVVELHA from the coding sequence ATGCCGGCCAACCTGACACCCCAGTACCAGAAAGCCGAAGAGGAGTACCGGCGAGCCCAGTCTCCGCAGGAACGGGTTGCCTGCCTGGAGCGGATGCTGCAGCTGATCCCTAAACACAAGGGGACAGAAAAGCTCCAGGCCGACCTCAAGTCGCGACTCAAGGAAGCCCGTGAGTCACAGCAGGAAGAGAAATCCTCCCAGAAGGGGGGCAAGCGGTATCGCATTCCCCGTCAGGGGGCCGGAACCGTAATCGTCCTCGGGCCGCCCAATTCGGGAAAGAGCCGCATCCTCGCCGAGCTGACGAATGCCGAGCCGGAAGTCGCTCCGTACCCGTATTCGACGCGCGAGCCGATGCCGGCGATGATGACCTTCGAGGACGTCACGATCCAGCTGATCGACACCCCACCTGTCTCCGAGAGCCACCTCGAGCCGTATCTGGTGGGATTCGTGCGGTCAGCCGACCTGGTCCTGCTCTGTTTCGACGGCAGTTCGGACGATGCTCCGGACGAGACCGCAGCCGTACTCGAGCAGTTTGCTGCCCGCAAGACCGTCCTCGACGCACACTCCGGCTTCGACGAGGACGATTATTCGGTCGTGCACGTCAACACGCGGCTTCTCGTGACCCGTGGCGACGACCCGGATGTCGCGACCCGGCTCGAGCTGTTTCGCGAGGTGGTCGCGCTGCCGTTTGCGGTCGATCGGGTCGAACTCGAGCGGGCGGAGTCGGTGGAAAGCCTGAGACGCACGATCTACGATGCGCTCGGTGTGGCGCGGATTTACACGAAACGCCCGGGAAAGCCGGCGGACTACGACGCGCCGTTCACGATCCCTCGTGGCGGTCTGGTCGAAGACCTGGCCGGAAAGATCCACCGGGAACTCGCGGATTCGTTGAAATTTGCCCGCGTCTGGCGAGACAACGAACTGGACGGCCAGACCGTCGGTCGGGATTTCCCCTTGTGTGACAGGGATGTCGTGGAACTCCACGCCTGA
- a CDS encoding M16 family metallopeptidase — translation MPKASIVAALALVAGLIMSTPTNGVAAPPQFVTAVEGIAEFKLDNGLRVLLFPDPSKPKVTVNLTVFVGSRHEGYGEAGMAHLLEHMLFKGTPAHPDVPEALREHGAEYNGTTWLDRTNYFETLPASEENLEFAIRLEADRMVNSYVRGEDLESEMTVVRNEFERGENSPSRILNQRMFSAAYEWHNYGKSTIGNRADIERVPVESLRRFYRKYYQPDNAMLIIAGQFDPEKALEFTQKYFGEIPRPERELEQTYTEEPAQDGERIVKLRRVGDVALVGAMYHISSGAHPDYVSIDVLEHILTGAPSGLLYKALVETRRAASISGAAYALHDPGVLRFMAEVTPGNDPQDVLTTILEIVESVGEEGVTEEQVERSKRYWLKEWELAVADSSRIAIQLSEWAAQGDWRLLFLYRDRLEEVTVESVERVAKHYLRQNNRTAGMFLPTEKAQRVTVPETPELAAMIGDYKGREALAVGEAFDVSPANIEERTTRTQLSSGLDVALLPKKTRGESVHLRLTLRYGNLENLQGLNTAAELLPSLMLRGTSTMTRQQIQDELDKNRARIVPSGTPGEASFSIETRRESLPNVLELLRQILRDPSLPEDQLEIIRNQKIANLEQQLTDPTGLARTAVSRKVSDYPQDDVRYVPTIEEEIQRWKSLTRDEVQKLYSDYLGGEHGELAAVGDFDPAEVTQAFEKAVEGWKAGQPYARIPRPGDVAVNAEREVIETPDKENAIYLAGTVFPLDDTDPDYPALVIGNYILGGSGLSSRLADRVRQKEGLSYGVGSFVRGYALDERTTMLLYAITNPANIGKVEVAIREEVQRMLEEGVSAEELQAAQQGYIERQKIERSDDAQLAAVLSRTLEADRDMSYYSEREQAVRALTTEDILNVMQKWVDLDKFALVVAGDFAKAQETEEKVSEEAGK, via the coding sequence ATGCCGAAAGCTTCAATTGTCGCCGCACTTGCGCTCGTCGCAGGATTGATCATGTCGACACCCACAAATGGAGTTGCCGCCCCGCCCCAGTTCGTCACTGCCGTCGAAGGCATTGCCGAGTTCAAGCTCGACAACGGACTGCGGGTCCTCCTCTTCCCAGACCCCTCAAAGCCGAAAGTGACGGTCAACCTGACCGTGTTCGTCGGCTCGCGGCACGAAGGGTACGGTGAAGCCGGGATGGCTCACCTGCTCGAACACATGCTGTTCAAGGGGACGCCCGCTCACCCGGATGTCCCTGAGGCGCTCCGCGAGCACGGGGCGGAGTACAACGGTACGACCTGGCTGGATCGGACCAACTACTTCGAAACGCTGCCGGCCAGCGAAGAAAACCTCGAATTTGCCATCCGTCTCGAAGCCGATCGGATGGTCAACAGCTACGTCCGCGGCGAGGACCTCGAGTCCGAAATGACGGTCGTCCGCAACGAGTTCGAGCGGGGCGAGAACTCCCCCTCACGAATTCTCAACCAGCGGATGTTTTCGGCCGCGTACGAGTGGCACAACTACGGAAAATCGACGATCGGAAACCGTGCCGACATCGAGCGCGTCCCGGTCGAAAGCCTCCGTCGCTTCTACCGCAAGTACTATCAGCCCGATAACGCGATGCTGATCATTGCCGGGCAGTTCGATCCCGAGAAGGCTCTGGAATTCACCCAGAAGTACTTCGGTGAGATTCCGCGACCGGAACGGGAGCTGGAACAGACCTACACCGAAGAGCCGGCCCAGGATGGCGAGCGAATCGTCAAGCTGCGTCGTGTCGGAGACGTGGCCCTCGTCGGAGCGATGTACCACATCTCGTCCGGTGCCCATCCCGACTACGTCTCCATCGACGTGCTCGAGCACATTCTCACGGGTGCTCCCTCGGGACTGCTGTACAAAGCCCTCGTCGAAACACGCCGTGCCGCCAGCATCTCCGGTGCTGCGTATGCCCTGCATGATCCGGGCGTCCTCCGGTTCATGGCCGAGGTCACGCCGGGCAACGATCCGCAGGATGTGCTGACGACGATCCTCGAAATCGTCGAGTCGGTCGGCGAAGAAGGAGTCACCGAAGAACAGGTTGAGCGCTCGAAGCGGTACTGGCTCAAGGAATGGGAGCTGGCGGTCGCCGACTCGAGCCGCATCGCCATCCAGCTCAGTGAATGGGCGGCTCAAGGGGACTGGCGGCTGCTCTTCCTGTACCGCGACCGTCTCGAAGAAGTGACTGTCGAGAGTGTCGAGCGGGTCGCGAAGCACTATCTGCGGCAGAATAACCGCACGGCCGGAATGTTCCTGCCAACCGAGAAGGCACAGCGCGTCACCGTTCCCGAGACTCCCGAACTGGCCGCCATGATCGGCGACTACAAGGGCCGCGAAGCTCTGGCCGTCGGCGAAGCCTTCGACGTCTCGCCAGCGAACATCGAGGAACGGACGACGCGCACGCAGCTCAGCAGCGGGCTCGACGTCGCACTGCTTCCCAAGAAGACGCGAGGCGAGTCGGTGCACCTGCGGCTGACGCTGCGGTACGGCAACCTCGAGAACCTGCAGGGGCTGAATACCGCTGCCGAGCTGCTCCCCAGCCTGATGCTGAGGGGCACGAGCACCATGACCCGGCAGCAGATTCAGGACGAACTGGACAAGAACCGGGCCCGCATCGTTCCCAGCGGCACTCCGGGAGAGGCAAGCTTCTCCATCGAAACCCGCCGCGAGTCGCTGCCCAACGTGCTCGAACTGCTCCGGCAGATCCTTCGTGATCCGTCCCTGCCGGAAGACCAGCTCGAGATCATCCGTAATCAGAAGATCGCAAACCTCGAGCAGCAGCTGACCGACCCGACCGGACTGGCCCGCACCGCGGTCTCGCGAAAAGTGAGCGACTATCCGCAGGATGACGTTCGCTACGTCCCCACGATTGAAGAAGAGATCCAGCGCTGGAAGAGTCTCACCCGCGACGAAGTCCAGAAGCTGTACTCCGACTATCTGGGAGGCGAGCATGGTGAACTGGCTGCCGTCGGCGATTTCGATCCGGCCGAAGTGACACAGGCTTTCGAGAAAGCGGTCGAAGGCTGGAAGGCCGGACAGCCGTATGCCCGCATTCCCCGTCCGGGTGATGTTGCGGTCAATGCCGAGCGCGAAGTGATCGAAACGCCCGACAAAGAGAATGCGATCTACCTGGCCGGCACTGTCTTTCCGCTCGACGACACCGACCCTGACTATCCGGCCCTGGTGATCGGCAACTACATCCTCGGCGGAAGTGGTCTCTCGTCGCGTCTGGCCGACCGGGTGCGCCAGAAGGAGGGGCTTTCGTACGGCGTGGGATCGTTCGTTCGCGGCTATGCCCTCGATGAACGGACGACGATGCTTCTGTACGCCATCACCAACCCCGCGAACATCGGCAAGGTCGAGGTGGCGATTCGGGAAGAAGTCCAGCGCATGCTGGAAGAAGGAGTCTCGGCGGAAGAGCTGCAGGCGGCCCAGCAGGGCTACATCGAACGCCAGAAGATTGAGCGTTCGGACGATGCCCAGCTTGCTGCAGTGCTCTCCCGGACGCTCGAAGCCGACCGCGACATGAGCTACTATTCCGAGCGGGAGCAGGCTGTCCGGGCGCTGACGACCGAAGACATCCTCAACGTGATGCAGAAGTGGGTCGACCTCGACAAGTTCGCGCTCGTCGTGGCGGGTGACTTCGCCAAGGCTCAGGAGACCGAAGAGAAAGTCAGCGAAGAGGCCGGCAAGTAG